In one Bacteroidales bacterium genomic region, the following are encoded:
- a CDS encoding thioredoxin: MIRHLNLMNFDDEISQGIVLVDFWAPWCQPCLDQNPVLDEIAKEVANIADVFKVDVNDNKVISNKEGVRNIPLLILYKDGKAVARYQGIQSKEIIIKSILKLI, encoded by the coding sequence ATGATTAGGCATTTAAATCTTATGAATTTTGACGATGAGATTTCTCAAGGTATAGTTCTTGTCGATTTTTGGGCTCCCTGGTGTCAACCCTGTTTAGATCAAAATCCGGTTTTAGATGAAATTGCAAAAGAAGTTGCCAATATTGCCGATGTTTTTAAAGTTGATGTTAACGATAATAAGGTAATTAGTAATAAGGAGGGGGTTAGAAATATTCCTTTACTTATTCTGTATAAAGATGGTAAGGCTGTAGCTCGTTATCAGGGTATTCAATCAAAAGAAATTATTATTAAGTCTATTTTAAAACTAATATAA